A single Streptomyces sp. 2114.4 DNA region contains:
- a CDS encoding bifunctional DNA primase/polymerase: MSEDRPDAPPEDRPEPPPLALHPTGGAGRTGLTRPHDPTGPADAHATDAHAAALAHALLAAERGYPVFPLTRNKLPALRSPHRGHPEVPTCRGECGRLGHGVHDASTDPLTIRRMFAAAPWATGYGLACGRPPHHLIGIDLDTKHGADGLTALRFLAEQHGFPIPPTITVLTPSGGRHLWLTGPPSPVIANSAGRLAPGIDVRGAGGYLVGPGSLTVRGHYTLAPDAPRRPAPVPNTLLALLTAPPPSARREPPPGVPPQSAAALVRFVRTSPAGQRNARLFWAACRADESGLGQELAARLTEAARHTGLSAQEARATIASAARHRQGGGKRGSP; this comes from the coding sequence CTGAGCGAGGACCGGCCCGACGCACCGCCGGAGGACCGTCCCGAGCCGCCTCCCCTCGCCCTCCACCCCACCGGCGGCGCCGGGCGCACCGGACTCACCAGGCCCCATGACCCCACGGGGCCCGCGGATGCGCACGCCACAGACGCGCACGCCGCGGCCCTCGCCCACGCCCTCCTTGCCGCCGAACGCGGCTATCCCGTCTTCCCACTGACCCGCAACAAACTTCCGGCCCTCCGGTCCCCGCACCGCGGGCACCCCGAGGTCCCGACCTGCCGCGGCGAGTGCGGCCGGCTCGGGCACGGCGTACACGACGCGAGTACGGACCCGCTCACCATCCGCCGCATGTTCGCCGCCGCCCCTTGGGCCACCGGTTACGGCCTCGCCTGCGGACGGCCCCCGCACCACCTCATCGGCATCGACCTCGACACCAAGCACGGCGCCGACGGCCTGACCGCCCTCCGCTTCCTCGCCGAACAGCACGGCTTCCCGATCCCGCCCACGATCACGGTCCTCACCCCCAGCGGCGGCCGCCACCTCTGGCTCACCGGCCCGCCGTCCCCCGTCATTGCGAATTCGGCCGGCCGGCTCGCGCCCGGCATCGACGTCCGCGGCGCAGGCGGCTATCTCGTGGGCCCCGGCTCACTCACCGTCCGCGGGCACTACACCCTGGCGCCGGACGCACCCCGGCGTCCCGCCCCCGTACCGAACACCCTGCTCGCGCTCCTCACGGCCCCGCCCCCGTCCGCCCGCCGCGAGCCCCCGCCCGGCGTCCCGCCCCAGTCCGCAGCGGCGCTCGTACGCTTCGTCCGTACCTCCCCGGCCGGCCAGCGCAATGCCCGCCTCTTCTGGGCCGCCTGCCGCGCCGACGAGTCCGGCCTCGGCCAGGAACTCGCCGCCCGGCTGACGGAGGCCGCCCGCCACACCGGCCTGTCAGCACAGGAGGCACGCGCCACGATCGCCTCAGCAGCCCGCCACCGGCAGGGGGGCGGCAAGCGCGGGAGCCCGTAG
- a CDS encoding acyl-CoA dehydrogenase family protein, whose product MHLAPTARQEQLRTELRSYFREVLPDGPVEDPVQQRAVLRRIGADGMLGLGWPTEYGGQGRGADEQFVFFDEAYRAGAPVSMVTLNTVGPTLMKYGTRRQKDYFLPRILSGELVFAIGYTEPEAGTDLAALRTRATRVVTGGAAGRAAGGATGGATGGATRDTARGTARATGDGDDHWLINGAKSFTSNAHRADWIWLACRTDPDAPRHQGISIILVPTDAPGFSWTPIETVGGLTTTATHYDDIRVPAGNLVGEENAGWRLITHQLNHERVALAAIGMQAEDAFEAALAHARTPDAVTGERPADRPWVRSRLAEAHARLAATRLLNWRLVGDVGAGTLGPGDAAGVKFAGTESAVEVYRMCQEVVGDAALVRAGSPGAFGDGELERMNRAAQINTFGGGVSEVQREIVASMRLGMRLGKRRGR is encoded by the coding sequence GTGCACCTCGCCCCCACCGCGCGCCAGGAGCAGCTGCGCACCGAACTCCGTTCGTACTTCCGCGAGGTGCTGCCGGACGGGCCGGTCGAGGACCCCGTCCAGCAGCGGGCGGTGCTCCGCCGGATCGGCGCCGACGGCATGCTGGGACTGGGGTGGCCGACCGAGTACGGCGGGCAGGGCCGCGGCGCCGACGAGCAGTTCGTCTTCTTCGACGAGGCGTATCGCGCGGGCGCCCCCGTCTCGATGGTCACCCTCAACACCGTCGGCCCGACCCTGATGAAATACGGCACCCGGCGCCAGAAGGACTACTTCCTGCCGCGCATCCTCAGTGGTGAGCTCGTTTTCGCGATCGGCTATACGGAACCCGAGGCCGGCACTGACCTCGCCGCGCTCCGCACCCGCGCGACCAGAGTCGTGACGGGAGGGGCGGCAGGAAGGGCGGCAGGAGGGGCGACGGGCGGGGCGACGGGCGGCGCGACCAGAGACACGGCGAGAGGGACGGCAAGAGCGACGGGCGATGGCGACGACCACTGGCTGATCAACGGCGCCAAGAGCTTCACCAGCAACGCCCACCGTGCCGACTGGATCTGGCTCGCCTGCCGCACCGACCCCGACGCCCCCCGGCACCAGGGCATCTCGATCATCCTCGTGCCCACCGACGCCCCCGGTTTCTCCTGGACGCCGATCGAGACGGTCGGCGGGCTGACGACCACTGCCACCCACTACGACGACATCCGCGTCCCGGCGGGGAACCTCGTAGGGGAGGAGAACGCCGGCTGGCGACTGATCACGCACCAGCTCAACCATGAGCGCGTGGCATTGGCGGCGATCGGTATGCAGGCCGAGGACGCCTTCGAGGCGGCGCTGGCTCATGCCCGTACGCCGGATGCGGTGACCGGTGAGCGGCCCGCCGACCGTCCATGGGTGCGGTCCCGGCTCGCCGAGGCGCACGCCCGGCTGGCCGCCACCCGGCTGCTGAACTGGCGGTTGGTCGGCGACGTGGGCGCCGGGACGCTCGGGCCCGGCGACGCCGCCGGCGTCAAGTTCGCCGGGACGGAGAGCGCCGTCGAGGTCTACCGGATGTGCCAGGAGGTGGTGGGCGACGCCGCCCTGGTGCGGGCCGGTTCGCCGGGTGCCTTCGGGGACGGCGAGCTGGAGCGGATGAACCGCGCGGCGCAGATCAACACCTTCGGGGGCGGCGTGAGCGAAGTCCAGCGGGAGATCGTCGCGTCCATGCGGCTGGGGATGCGGCTGGGAAAGCGGAGAGGGCGGTGA